A genomic window from Candidatus Kouleothrix ribensis includes:
- a CDS encoding iron ABC transporter permease codes for MKYRWPIFALPLLFLALFFFYPLAAILRLSFSGDPTLAPGGGGLRQLVADSYYLEIIWFSTWQALLSTALTLVVALPATYVFTRYSFPGKALLRALASAPFVLPTVVVAAAFKALLGPRDLLNTTLQAWLDLAQPPIQLDQTLALILLAHVFYNYSVVLRIVGGFWGTLDPRLEQAAAVLGASRLRRFREVTLPLLLPAIGAATLLIFIYTFSSFGVIRILGGPRFATVEVAIYRLTSDLLRLDLAAALALVQIGATLAMTLVYTRLQTRAAVPLELRARAANAHPMCGWRQRLLVGMNLAVLLLLIGAPLLALALRSVSAPTGASGAWTLDYYRRLGQNPTREAFFVTPLAAVGNSLRFALAASALALLVGVPGAYLLARRPPSRAYRRSGPAAATALQRILRRRLRPYGWGTVLDPLFMLPLGTSAVTLGLGYLITLGQPPLNLLASPWLIPVAHALLAFPFVVRAVLPALRGLDPRLREAARTLGAGPVRVLREVDLPLLFPALLAGAMFAFTISLGEFGAALLLARPEYQTMPVLIDRLIGRPGASNYGQALALSTLLMLTTMLSFVLLERVRYRDLGEF; via the coding sequence ATGAAATACCGCTGGCCGATCTTCGCGCTGCCGCTGCTGTTCCTGGCGCTGTTCTTCTTCTACCCGCTCGCGGCGATCCTACGGCTGAGCTTCAGTGGCGACCCAACGCTCGCGCCAGGTGGTGGCGGGCTGCGCCAGCTCGTGGCCGACAGCTACTACCTCGAGATCATCTGGTTCAGCACCTGGCAGGCGCTGCTCTCGACTGCGCTCACGCTGGTGGTGGCGCTGCCGGCTACCTACGTGTTCACGCGCTACAGCTTCCCCGGCAAGGCGCTGCTGCGCGCGCTAGCCAGCGCGCCGTTCGTGCTGCCAACTGTGGTGGTGGCGGCGGCTTTCAAGGCCCTGCTTGGCCCGCGCGACCTGCTCAACACCACGCTGCAGGCATGGCTGGACCTGGCCCAGCCACCGATCCAGCTCGACCAGACACTCGCGCTGATCCTGCTGGCGCACGTGTTCTACAACTATAGCGTGGTGCTACGGATTGTCGGCGGGTTCTGGGGCACGCTCGATCCACGGCTCGAGCAGGCCGCTGCAGTGCTAGGCGCCAGCAGGCTGCGCAGGTTTCGCGAAGTGACGCTGCCGCTGCTGCTGCCGGCGATCGGCGCGGCCACGCTGCTGATCTTCATCTACACCTTCTCGAGCTTCGGTGTGATCCGCATCCTGGGCGGCCCGCGCTTCGCGACCGTCGAAGTGGCGATCTACCGGCTCACCTCCGACCTGCTGCGGCTCGACCTGGCGGCGGCGCTGGCGCTGGTGCAGATCGGCGCGACGCTGGCCATGACGCTCGTGTACACGCGGCTACAAACCCGTGCGGCTGTGCCGCTCGAGCTGCGCGCGCGCGCGGCCAACGCCCACCCAATGTGCGGCTGGCGCCAGCGGCTGCTGGTCGGCATGAACCTGGCCGTGCTCCTGTTGCTGATCGGCGCGCCGCTGCTGGCGCTGGCGCTCCGTTCGGTCAGCGCGCCCACAGGCGCGAGCGGCGCGTGGACGCTCGACTATTACCGGCGGCTGGGCCAGAACCCAACGCGCGAGGCTTTCTTCGTGACGCCGCTGGCGGCAGTCGGCAACTCGCTGCGCTTCGCGCTGGCCGCCAGTGCGCTGGCGCTGCTGGTGGGCGTGCCGGGGGCGTACCTGCTGGCGCGGCGCCCCCCCTCACGCGCATACCGGCGCAGCGGCCCGGCGGCAGCCACCGCGCTCCAGCGCATACTCAGGCGGCGGCTGCGTCCCTACGGTTGGGGTACTGTGCTCGACCCACTGTTCATGCTGCCGCTCGGCACCAGCGCGGTAACGCTCGGCCTGGGCTACCTGATCACGCTCGGGCAGCCGCCGCTCAACCTGCTGGCCTCGCCCTGGCTCATCCCGGTGGCGCATGCGCTGCTGGCATTCCCGTTTGTGGTGCGTGCCGTACTGCCTGCGTTGCGCGGGCTCGATCCGCGCCTGCGCGAGGCTGCGCGCACACTAGGCGCCGGCCCGGTTCGCGTGCTGCGCGAAGTCGATCTGCCGCTGCTGTTTCCGGCACTGCTGGCCGGTGCGATGTTCGCGTTCACCATCTCGCTCGGCGAGTTTGGCGCGGCGCTGCTGCTGGCGCGGCCCGAATACCAGACCATGCCGGTGCTGATCGATCGGCTGATCGGCCGGCCAGGCGCCAGCAACTACGGCCAGGCCCTGGCGCTCAGCACGCTGCTCATGCTAACAACCATGCTGAGCTTTGTGCTGCTCGAGCGCGTACGCTACCGCGATCTTGGCGAGTTCTAG
- a CDS encoding SpoIIE family protein phosphatase: protein MPALTDAQQRIAELTALNELAQTLNRALDLREALDAALPSIVEIMGLRSGWVFLRDETGAFKLAARHDLPPAISYPGPAWASECSCQELCVAGKLHKAVNIVRCSRLTHAVGDKRSLAQHASVPIQGESEVLGILNVATSEYGRFTPPQLQLLSAIGFMLGTAITRTRLHEQVKVRRVHEQAALLKLSQELLGAESIEPALQRLVRVGARLLEADACAFIEADEREGRAVLLAAHGWRYLPKDAPPVVIDALNPHLWYLPDTSANLPDDALDDLPQLLQAQRFHGHLALPIEIGGAPVGTLMVNTIAPRRFLIDEAQLLGLLGSQLAQTLERERLHQEALARQRLEQELNLARDIQASFLPACCPLVPGYTIAALYRAARQVGGDFYDFIELEAEPGGAVASHTGEPMARGQAQPKGGPAPARPEIEPEFWRSGRRPPRQPAQVAATARPGRLGIVIADVTDKGVPAALFMALSRTLIRATASDGRAPAAVLEQANRLILSDARSGLFVTCFYGILDIASGSLLFADGGHNYPLHYRTATGMVEPLQAQGIVLGIVPDPRFEQHVATVEPGDVICFYTDGVTEAMNPRRQLFGEERLAEILRRSQHLAPEEIVDRIIDAVTSFTAGTPQADDITLVVLKRNPMAALTI from the coding sequence ATGCCCGCACTCACCGACGCCCAGCAGCGCATCGCCGAGCTGACCGCTCTGAACGAGCTGGCGCAAACGCTCAATCGCGCGCTCGATCTGCGCGAGGCGCTTGATGCCGCGCTGCCCAGTATCGTCGAGATTATGGGGTTGCGCAGCGGCTGGGTGTTCCTGCGCGACGAGACTGGCGCGTTCAAGCTGGCCGCACGCCACGACCTGCCGCCGGCGATCAGCTACCCCGGCCCGGCCTGGGCCAGCGAGTGTAGCTGCCAGGAGCTGTGCGTCGCCGGCAAGCTGCACAAAGCCGTGAATATCGTACGCTGCAGCCGCCTCACACATGCCGTAGGCGATAAGCGCTCGCTCGCGCAGCACGCTTCGGTGCCGATCCAGGGTGAGTCCGAGGTGCTTGGCATCCTGAATGTGGCCACCTCGGAGTATGGTCGATTCACGCCGCCCCAGCTCCAGCTGCTCTCGGCGATCGGCTTTATGCTCGGCACTGCGATCACCCGCACGCGCCTGCACGAGCAAGTCAAGGTGCGCCGCGTCCACGAGCAGGCCGCCCTGCTCAAGCTCTCGCAAGAGCTGCTAGGCGCCGAGTCGATCGAGCCGGCGCTGCAGCGGCTGGTGCGCGTGGGCGCGCGCCTGCTCGAAGCCGATGCCTGCGCATTCATCGAGGCCGACGAGCGCGAGGGCCGCGCGGTGCTGCTGGCGGCACACGGCTGGCGCTACCTGCCCAAAGACGCGCCGCCGGTGGTGATCGACGCGCTGAATCCGCACCTGTGGTATCTGCCCGACACCAGCGCAAACCTACCCGACGACGCGCTCGACGATCTGCCGCAGCTGCTACAGGCCCAGCGCTTTCATGGCCACCTGGCGCTGCCGATCGAGATCGGCGGCGCTCCGGTTGGCACGCTGATGGTCAATACAATCGCACCACGCCGCTTCCTGATCGACGAGGCCCAGCTGCTAGGGCTGCTGGGCAGCCAGCTGGCCCAGACGCTCGAGCGTGAGCGGCTGCACCAGGAGGCGCTGGCCCGCCAGCGGCTCGAGCAGGAGCTCAACCTGGCGCGCGACATCCAGGCTAGCTTCCTGCCGGCGTGCTGCCCGCTGGTGCCTGGCTACACGATTGCGGCGCTCTACCGCGCGGCCCGCCAGGTCGGTGGCGACTTCTACGACTTTATCGAGTTGGAGGCCGAGCCAGGTGGCGCTGTTGCCAGCCACACCGGCGAGCCGATGGCGCGGGGCCAGGCTCAGCCGAAGGGTGGCCCGGCACCCGCCCGGCCCGAGATCGAGCCGGAGTTCTGGCGTAGCGGGCGCCGGCCGCCGCGCCAGCCGGCCCAGGTAGCCGCGACGGCCAGGCCGGGGCGGCTGGGGATTGTGATCGCCGATGTGACCGATAAGGGCGTGCCGGCCGCACTGTTCATGGCGCTCTCGCGCACGCTGATTCGCGCTACCGCCAGCGACGGGCGCGCGCCGGCAGCCGTGCTTGAACAAGCCAACCGCCTGATCCTCTCCGACGCACGCTCGGGCCTGTTCGTCACCTGCTTCTACGGGATCCTCGACATCGCCAGCGGCAGCCTGCTCTTCGCCGATGGTGGCCACAACTACCCGCTGCACTACCGCACCGCCACCGGTATGGTCGAGCCGCTGCAGGCGCAGGGGATCGTGCTGGGGATCGTGCCCGACCCACGCTTCGAACAGCATGTCGCGACGGTCGAGCCGGGCGACGTGATCTGCTTCTACACCGACGGCGTGACCGAGGCCATGAACCCGCGCCGCCAGCTGTTCGGCGAAGAGCGGCTGGCCGAGATCTTGCGCCGCTCGCAGCATCTCGCACCCGAAGAGATCGTCGATCGGATCATCGACGCCGTCACCAGCTTTACCGCCGGCACACCTCAGGCCGACGACATCACGCTGGTGGTGCTGAAGCGCAACCCGATGGCCGCGCTCACGATCTAG